The sequence AGAAATGCTGTAAGTACTGTGTTGTGAAAGAAGCACTTCACATGCTGGTACATGCTGCAAGACTGAATCTCTGCagatatcaaaacaaaatttgttttcacttgtatgCATTCCAGCTGAAACTTGACATCTCATTTCCTGTTCTTACCATTGTCTCCTTCAGAGTCTTCTTTGGTCTCAGAACTGACTTGTTGTTGGAGTAGATGGTGctggttgttgctgctgttataCAGAGCAGTCCCAGGGCCAGCTGCCTTTTTCAAAGGACCATGTGACACTGCACGACGCTTCTTAGATGGGGAGGTCTTTACTGGATACAAGAGGAAAGGTCTTAATTAAAAGGCCATAAATCCAAATATTGATTGGATGAAACCTTTAAAGATGTGTTCcgagtttcattttaaaatcctggttcacattttcacaacaaAGCAGGTGACTTTGTTTCCAGGTAGTTATTGCATGGATCAttgtgatggaaaaataaagtaCTGCAGGAAAACCTCATCCACAGAACTGAattcaacttaaaaaaaaagtcagtacACACCCTTACCAGACATATTTGAGCTCCGAATGTGCTTGGCCATATCCTGTGTACCAGCTGAGCTGGGCCACATAAATACCAAAATTGTGTATTCATGCTTAtgtacacataaatacagaataTACTTACATAAGCTCTTCCTGAAGACTACACCGCACATAAACTTCTCAAATCGTTCTGCGTAGAAACCCGGTCTGTGTACCGATACCGTATCCTAAAGATAAGGATTgattaaatgtgttgtgtgtatatgttttaatttaagacaCAATTGACTGAGGCCAATAAAGCTATCTTACCCCATCATGGACCAGAGCTTTCCAGGAGTGTTCAAGTTTCTTTAcaaatctaaaacaaaacaacacacgGAGGCTGGATTACTTACAGAAGTTACCTGATCAAATATATTTGGTTTCACTTTTAGAGCTCCTGATGTCTGTATGTCaaagcaagacactgaaccccaaactGCTCCTGATGGCCAGACCAGCACATTTCCATGCCATCAGTGTGGGAGTACAGACTGCCAAGCACTGTGGATGAAAGCACTGATGCTCTGCTAACGAGCTGAATTCGCGATATGGGATGTGTAGATATTGTGTCACTAACTGAATGAGGGGTATattgacaaacacaaatgtgtacTGTTGCTCACCTATAAGACTGCAGAATATCAATGATACCGATATACACCAGCAGCCGCTCGCCTTTAGAGTTTCGTGCTGGGATGCCTCCagttctttaaaaacaaagagaaatatcAATTAGTGCTCTGTCATTCCTCGCTAAAGCATATGGTCGCAGAAACCGATACAAGGAAGTTGCCTAACACATGACCTCTCTATGGCCACAGGAACAGCGTCACTCACTTGTCCTCTGTGTCCAGAGATCCCATGTTCCCTGCCTCAGCCTGGATGGCCTCTATAGCAGTGCTGTACAGCGACTTTTGGATTTGTGGCCTCCTTTGGTCCGCAGCCCCAGCTACCGCCTCTTCGCTGGCCTGCTCTCGACAAGCCTGATCTAGATTGTGGACTCCCATTAGAAGGCTGTAATCCATAATCTTAAAACTTTGCAGAAGCTGAATGAAAATCAGGGAACACAAGACCAGTGATTACCAAACGAATTGGGAGAtagatattttaaaatattagatTAGTAAACACACTTGTAGCCATATATTTAGTTCTGTGGTTATTACCAGACAGTCTCTGTGGATGGTCTTGCAAACAGCACTGTACTTGTCCCCCTCCATTAACAGGCCCTCAGGCATGTCCTGCATGAAATCCAGGTCCTTGTGCGTGGGCACTTTCTTAGCTCTCTCTTTAGCTGAGGCTCGTCGCTTATAGGTGGAGCCTTTAAGATCATACTTGAGATGCATTCGTACTGAGCTCGGGAGTAGATTGTTCATGACTACAATGCGGATGTTCTTCCCCGCTGCCTGGACACAGTACAGTCCATAAAACTTTGGTAGTAAGGTCCGCTTGTTCTGGTTCAGGTTctgaaagagagcagagaagatggAAGggggcaaaaaaacaaataattaaaacaatcacCAAGTGACCAGAAGGTGAAATGAGTAAtataaacagattttgtttgtgtccaaACAACAGTCTAAAGCCCAAAGGTAACTGACTTACTTTcacacatgacaaagaaaagctagAACCTGTAaattcttgacatttttgttgaaaaattACAGAAACTATTAAtgaattatcaaaataattgcagattaattttctgttaatCCACTAATGAACAAGAGGAGTCCATCCATAGATGTTAACACGTTTACTATGCAGATACCATCTTGTACCTAAAACCCCTCATCAAATCTTACCATAAAGTATCCTGGAAGCAGTTTCTGCAGAAATTCGGCCTCTTTGTGCTGCACTGTCTTAATGATGTACTCGTCGTCACTAGAGAGGTAGAAGAGAGATCCACTGGCCCCAGGGTTTGACAGCTCGATCAGCGGCTCATTGCACAGAGAGTACTGTAAAGAACACTGTGGTTagatgtgatgaaaaataacaacaacacacatttacaggTTGGATACAGGACACTCAAAAGCCAGCTGCGTCATGTCAGCAGTCCCTCCTCTAGcatctaagataagataaacttaaacaagacacaagggGAATTCACAGTGTCAGCACTCTATGGTTTCACACTTCCCCAGTTTCACTCTTTTCAGTTCCTCAATTACTCCTTcttttcacagttcacagtgCTTTTCCTTTCTGAAGAGCTTAAACTCTATGAACTTAATGCACATTTTCTAAATAACAGATGCTGAGTAGACAAGAATACCATGTAATCATCAGGCCGAATGCCAAACATCTCCCTGAAGTAGCGAAAGGCAATTGGGGCGTACGTCTTGAACCTGAAGTCTCCATAGTGATGGGCTGGTGTCAGGTTACTGCCCTCACTGCCAGCAAAAGACAGAGGAAGTACAGGATCAGACCACATATAATTAAGCTGAACAATGtggaacaaaaaataaagcaaacacttTTAAAACATACCCACACTTCATGATTTTAACGACTCACCTGGGAAAGAAGATGCTTTCCACAACTTCAAAGTCCTGAAGCAGCACGTCTCTCTCAGGTTTATGACTTAAGCTGCCAACAGTGTGCGTGATGCCCAACTGGATAGCACCTTTCAGGGCCGATGATGTTGTCTGGAAGACAGAAAAACCATGGTTCAAATCAGATGTATCAAAATACAAATTCAGTTTCAATCTATCTTTGTTAGATAACTTAATGTTCAAATGCCAAATGCCTGGTGGGTCATTTTTGCAGATCATACGCTGATAATAcccattttaaaacaatgaattaCACAGCACATCAACAAGATGTGCAAACTTGAAGTGTacacagcacattttaaatttttgcacAGTGACTGAGGAACAAAATGACGCAGAAAgaatcactttcatttttcttttagctcACCTGCCTTTGGTAAATAAGCTTATTGAAATAAGTTTATTTCACAAACTGTCACTACAGACTGATCCCTGAAAAAGAACCTGACAACCTAACAACAGAGAATTCTTCTTTCCTTTGGCATTTTTAaggttttacatgtttttctgcagcaAGTGCAGACTTGCAACCACCCCTTGATCCATTAATTAGGCCATCAACAAAAACTAACAATTTAGAAGACTTAAATGATTCATTTCTTTGATTTGAATTGTTGAAGACCTCACCTAAATACTGGCTCTTTGAAATCATGATAGATATTTTACaccatttttttctgacaatttATAGACTAATTAATTCatggggaaaataaaaaaggcataTTAATAGATATTGAGTAGCAGTAGTAGTTATAAGTGTGTGAAAGTAAACACAGGTCAGCCAGCGATGGAGGATCTCCCACCTTCTTGTATGTTGTCTCCCCAGTGGGATCGATTCCACGATGGCCAATAGTCTTTTTCATGGTCTGAGACATGCTGGTGCTTGGACCCTGACAGTATAAATATGGAGGAAGGCAGAATTATGAAgaggcaaaaacacaaacaaaaacaaaatcaatggaAATCAGAAGCAATATATAATGCTGTCAAGtttaaaagaggaagagacagtaGATGAGTATGAAGGATGTGACTAAATATCAGTACGTAATTTCCAAACCGCCTTCAGATGAATGCAATAAGTGTTTCCTAACTGACACAGAGCACGATTACTCGTTTCCTCCAAGCAAATCAATTATTTCTCACCTCGGGTGAAGCATTTTTTCGAGTTCCAGGCGAATCTGGAGTGAGAAAAGGGAACATATAAGttataaaatatttgcataagAAAGAGAAGAATTGCGTAAACGAAAGCAGTTCTAACCCTAATTGCATTAATATCAAACAACACAGCTTGAAACAGCTTCCACCTACTCTAATGTTGAACACAAAGAGTGCAGCTGAGCTTTGAAACAAGCATGCAGACGCACCTCATTCATTACCTCTGAGAGAAGACAGTCTCCTCCAAAAGTGGTTCTGCAGGTCTTTGCATTGAATGGGAGGAATTAGATAAGTATGCTATTACAATTCAAGTGAACTCACGCAGAACCAGTGAGTGTTCTGATCTCTATCACAAAAAGTAATGTTCCTGAGAGTACAAATTCAACATTTGACCAAATGAGTTTATTCCTTGTGTTTCTTCTGAAGAAACACACTCTAGGAAGTGAAATGATATAATGATGTGTGATGGCTGTTTGCTTTTCAAATCGCTTTCGTGACATGCAAATCATTAACAGTGAACCAGTTTTGGACCTAAATATCGGATGAGTAGTTATACAGTCTGTGACAACTCTGGAGGAGctgagaaaaccaaaacagtccCTTGAAAACTGATGGGGTGCTGAAAGAGATGGGTTTTTATGGTGCTAGGAGAGTCTACTGAAAATGTAGGATACAGATGCTTTTGGGCTTGACTCATACCAGAAGCTAATACCTAAGCTAAAAAGCTAAAAACTTCAAAACCTGCCACCTCCGGAGCGCAAAGTCTGTGTAATGTGAGTGAATACAGCAGTATTGATAACACATAAACAATCATCATTAGAGTATTTTCCCCATTATAACTTTTTCACTAAATGGCCccatttcctgctgctgattCCCAGTCAGTTAGCTAAAACCAATACGGTTTCTTGTActacaaagtgtttttgttttttttttgtggatcCACCACAATTATTTCAgtgaaaggagaaaggagattACACATTATAACATCTCTCCACATAATCAAGTGAAGTAAGTTTACCATAAAGTtgacacaaaaactgaaagcaatAGATTTCACAAAGGAATTGGACTGCTTTACTTTTAGCTGGGCATATCTCATgtacaaatgtgcatgtttgtacaTTCATGTTGTGAATGCAGAGACACAGTATACCCAACAGTGGAGACCATTCAAGGATTATGGGACCACACAGGTATCAAACTAGAAAGATAAAGGTTTTAATTGTGATATTTAAGTGTATAAACTATAAGCTGTCGCTTGCTGAGACGTGTCCATCTAAAGTATCCATAACATGAACCAACGTCCATGTATCTGTATCACTTAAATGAATTACTCCTCAAATCTTACGTCGAACACATAACATTTCTCCCTTTCAGAGGAAAGTGGTGTATAATACAGTACTTACAGCCAGAGGGGCCCTGCAGCCCTGGAGGCTCATCTGCAGCTGTGGCCATTCAGACCAGAAACTCAGACTTGGTTGTGGTGAAACTCAGATCCCTATTTACTCCTGGAAATCAAAAGTGGACAGCTTCTTCTGTGAGAGCACTTCAGATATCTGGGAGTCTGTGTAGGCAAAAAGTAGGTCATTAACAGCAAACCCTCTACATTACTTCACGCCACAAATATTGACAACAGCCACGTTGGCTGGCTCTGCTGAAGGAGGAGCTGATCTGAAAAGAGACTTAAAAGCAACTTTCTGCTACGAAAACTACGTAATCAAGAGTGTAACTAAGGGAAATGGTAATCTTTTGACTGGTTTATGTTGCAACACGCTTGCACGATCTTTCCCGACATGTCTAAATTGCGACATTTAACGAAACATAGGCGAGAAAGCTAGCTGGTAACTCAGATGTAACTTTACCTACTTTAAACAAGCTAGTCACGATAATAACAAAcgaaagaaaacacaaacaaactgtcagcTCACTCGAAAATCTTGTGGATGAGTTCCCGCCGTTTCCAGAGAAAGAACAATTAGGGTTTTGTCTTCTAAAGGTACTGTTTTCCCCAAAACTAATAAACAAGGAAGCAGTGCGGAAGCATCAGTTTTGTGTTCTGCGCTGCTAACCAAAGAAAGAACAGAACTTCCGGTAAAAAGCTTCAGAATAAAtgtacaagaaaataaatgcttttattcCTGATATCGAACCGAATTGTCAACTCGTCACACACCGTTTCCATCTATAGAGGCAGAATGAGAGGGCTGATTCAAATGTCTGGACCTAGGTAAACTTCTCTGATTCTCAttattaatttgatttattgtgTACACATCTCCTGACAAAATActaacatataaaatatatttattttgtatttaataccgtatattattgtaaatgtaaatcgGGATAAATAGATCAAAcgaaataaaatgaaatcagtgATGTTGGATTGTTGAAAATataggtgtgtgcatgtgtgtgtgtgtggttgtctgttgcTTAACAgggaaatatattttaatagaTGTATGAATAAAGCCTTACATAGTTAAGTAAGACAGCACtacaacaaaacagcagttaAAGAGGTGGgtcctctttattttccttaatTAGGTAAAAGCgcaataaaacagtaaatgtaaatatacttAAAATGTATACATTTCTAAATGCATCTTCATAAATGGTCGTCTTTAAATTGGTTGATTTAATCAAGTTCAAgtttaaaatcttaaataattaataactaccccagctaaataaataaataataaaaagtttGCTTCTGAAATATAGTTGATGTATGATGCATGAGATGTGAGTACTCGGCAACAACTACCTCATATTATACTAGTAAATGTGCACAGTTATAGAACACCACAACAAAAGACAATACTTGTGTGTTCAGCAGCCTGCAAATACTATGTTTTATTATCAcaaatattgtatttgtttaGGCTGTGTTCCCACTGATTTAGATTTAAAATGgtccacttttattttttgaaaccAAACAGGAaatttcattcttt comes from Scatophagus argus isolate fScaArg1 chromosome 17, fScaArg1.pri, whole genome shotgun sequence and encodes:
- the LOC124074322 gene encoding phosphatidylinositol 4-phosphate 5-kinase type-1 alpha-like isoform X2 — its product is MATAADEPPGLQGPSGYSPGTRKNASPEGPSTSMSQTMKKTIGHRGIDPTGETTYKKTTSSALKGAIQLGITHTVGSLSHKPERDVLLQDFEVVESIFFPSEGSNLTPAHHYGDFRFKTYAPIAFRYFREMFGIRPDDYMYSLCNEPLIELSNPGASGSLFYLSSDDEYIIKTVQHKEAEFLQKLLPGYFMNLNQNKRTLLPKFYGLYCVQAAGKNIRIVVMNNLLPSSVRMHLKYDLKGSTYKRRASAKERAKKVPTHKDLDFMQDMPEGLLMEGDKYSAVCKTIHRDCLLLQSFKIMDYSLLMGVHNLDQACREQASEEAVAGAADQRRPQIQKSLYSTAIEAIQAEAGNMGSLDTEDKTGGIPARNSKGERLLVYIGIIDILQSYRFVKKLEHSWKALVHDGDTVSVHRPGFYAERFEKFMCGVVFRKSLLKTSPSKKRRAVSHGPLKKAAGPGTALYNSSNNQHHLLQQQVSSETKEDSEGDNVMPSGRPDLLPKTLLPSSTVGNTSETAVDVSPGKPGFAPTSQPHSQDTSRSVGVDLNNPVSKDQEHSTPKREALDESIGAEDVISLSDIVPNASKCSV
- the LOC124074322 gene encoding phosphatidylinositol 4-phosphate 5-kinase type-1 alpha-like isoform X3; translation: MATAADEPPGLQGPSGYSPGTRKNASPEGPSTSMSQTMKKTIGHRGIDPTGETTYKKTTSSALKGAIQLGITHTVGSLSHKPERDVLLQDFEVVESIFFPSEGSNLTPAHHYGDFRFKTYAPIAFRYFREMFGIRPDDYMYSLCNEPLIELSNPGASGSLFYLSSDDEYIIKTVQHKEAEFLQKLLPGYFMNLNQNKRTLLPKFYGLYCVQAAGKNIRIVVMNNLLPSSVRMHLKYDLKGSTYKRRASAKERAKKVPTHKDLDFMQDMPEGLLMEGDKYSAVCKTIHRDCLLLQSFKIMDYSLLMGVHNLDQACREQASEEAVAGAADQRRPQIQKSLYSTAIEAIQAEAGNMGSLDTEDKTGGIPARNSKGERLLVYIGIIDILQSYRFVKKLEHSWKALVHDGDTVSVHRPGFYAERFEKFMCGVVFRKSLLKTSPSKKRRAVSHGPLKKAAGPGTALYNSSNNQHHLLQQQVSSETKEDSEGDNVMPSGRPDLLPKTLLPSSTVGNTSETAVDVSPGKPGFAPTSQPHSQDTSREALDESIGAEDVISLSDIVPNASKCSV
- the LOC124074322 gene encoding phosphatidylinositol 4-phosphate 5-kinase type-1 alpha-like isoform X1, whose protein sequence is MATAADEPPGLQGPSGYSPGTRKNASPEGPSTSMSQTMKKTIGHRGIDPTGETTYKKTTSSALKGAIQLGITHTVGSLSHKPERDVLLQDFEVVESIFFPSEGSNLTPAHHYGDFRFKTYAPIAFRYFREMFGIRPDDYMYSLCNEPLIELSNPGASGSLFYLSSDDEYIIKTVQHKEAEFLQKLLPGYFMNLNQNKRTLLPKFYGLYCVQAAGKNIRIVVMNNLLPSSVRMHLKYDLKGSTYKRRASAKERAKKVPTHKDLDFMQDMPEGLLMEGDKYSAVCKTIHRDCLLLQSFKIMDYSLLMGVHNLDQACREQASEEAVAGAADQRRPQIQKSLYSTAIEAIQAEAGNMGSLDTEDKTGGIPARNSKGERLLVYIGIIDILQSYRFVKKLEHSWKALVHDGDTVSVHRPGFYAERFEKFMCGVVFRKSLLKTSPSKKRRAVSHGPLKKAAGPGTALYNSSNNQHHLLQQQVSSETKEDSEGDNVMPSGRPDLLPKTLLPSSTVGNTSETAVDVSPGKPGFAPTSQPHSQDTSRSVGVDLNNPVSKDQEHSTPKREALDESIGAEDVISLSDIVPNASKCSVS